AGAATTATCGTTAGTTGGTTTCGGCTGGGTAACTAAAATGCTTTTTATTTTAACGGCGTGTTTATCAGTACCCGGCTTTTCTTTACTCTCGGCCATATATTAGTTCTGTTGTTCGAATATATTTCTAAAGTCGTTTTTGGAGCTACTCCGGCTTATTTTGTACTTAATAAGTAAAAACAATCAACTTAATAAGTATAATAAGTGGTATTACTTCCGTGGCGCAAATGTACGAAAACAAATGAAGATTACGAAGCGACACTTTTTTATTTAATGTGTAAAATATCCTTAATACAGTAAAAATCAGAATACTGGCCACCGCAATATTAGACACGAATAAAACTAATTGGGGATTAGCGGTATTTAACACCAAATACAACAGCATAATTAGCGGGAAAAATAGGCCCATAAACAAAGTAGTACGCAAAAATTCGCGGTATTGCGTCATTACTAACTGCTTTAAACCAAAAATAATCCCCATTACCCGTAAAAAAATATACTTAACAAGAATAAAAACAAAAATCAGAAAAGTATAAAAAACAATTTTAGAAGTAATATCGGCTTCTGATACCAGAAATAAGCGATTAAAGATGAAGTTATTCTGCACATTCGTATGAATAGCAACAATTACCAACGCAAAAGAGAGGGAAAAAGCTATCACAAATAAAATACTAGACCAGCTACTAATTGGCTTAGCCAGAAAGCCTTCTTCTAAGGATGAACTTCTTAAAAACGTATTAAGCCGGAATATACTATAGAAATCGCTGGTATATGTAGTTCGCAGGCTGCCGTACATAAGCCCGATTAATAGCAAGAATAAAATAAATACATTTTGGTTAGGTATGTTTTTGGGCTGAATACTAATGCTGGCACTAACTGGCTTAATATTTACTTGAATTTCGGCAGCTTCTTGTGGCGTGAGTACGGCATTCCGGAAAGTTTGATAATTTAACTGCCCACCCGGATGCCAGATACATAATAGATGCTGCCGGAGCGCATCGGGTTTATTAATTATTAGCTTTGTTAAATCTACCTCATAACTCGCCACCGAATCTGCGGTAAAAATAAGCTGGTTATCTATAAAAATACATAATCCTTCGCGAGCAGTAAAGTTAATTCTAAAGGGCTGCTCCGGTCGGATATATACCCATTGGTACAATGCGTTTACCGGTCCGTGGTAATCAGGTAAATATAAGGTTAGTCGATTATGGGCAGGTTTAAATACCAACCAATCAGCAGATATCTGGTTCTTATTTTTAAGATTAATGTTGCGGCCATCCTGCGCCTGCAAACTACTGGCCAGCAGCCATAAGCCTATAAAAAACCCAAAGGTTAAAACATGGATTTTCTTAAGCCGAAATGCGGGCAGGAGCTTTAGCTTTGTATACACCTAAAATAAAACTTAACAGAACCGAAAACAGTACCAGCGAACCTAACAAGTATAAATTACCCATGTGGTCTAATAATACTACATAACCGATAACGATAATATTAATAAAAGCTAAAATAAGTACCGTATTTATTTGCCGGAACCCCATAGCTAATAATCGGTGGTGAATGTGGTTTTTATCCGGTGAAAAAGGGGATATACCTTTAGAAATGCGAATAATAAATACCCGCACAGTATCAAATAAGGGTACAAACAAAATACCTAATGTAATGGTGGGCGATGAGTTTACCACCCGCATTTCAATAAACTCAATGGCTAACACCGATATAATAAACCCGCAAAGCAAAGAGCCGGTGTCGCCCATAAAAATGGTTGCTTTATGAAAATTGTATCTTAAAAATCCTAAAATTCCGCCGATGAGGCAAACAGCTACAAAAGCGTAGTTGCTGTTGTGCATAAAAAAGAACCAACCAAAAGTACTCGTAATAATAAGAACAATTGTGCCGGCTAAACCATCCAGGCCGTCTATTAAATTAATGGCATTGGTTATACCCACAATCATTATAAAAGTAAAAGCAAAGCTGGTACCTATTGGCAGCACATGAATGCCGAATATACCCTGAAAGCTGGTTATCCGGATATCGGCCATTACCATAACAATACCACTGGCCAGCAATTGTACCGCAAATTTTTTAAAAGGCGATATAGCTACTAAATCATCTTTTAAGCCAATAAAGAACAGAATAATACAACCGGCTAATAACTGCTGCACTCCATTGCCTAAATCACCGAATATGGTGAGCGCCGACATAAAACCCGCA
The sequence above is a segment of the Adhaeribacter swui genome. Coding sequences within it:
- a CDS encoding DUF4271 domain-containing protein, which translates into the protein MYTKLKLLPAFRLKKIHVLTFGFFIGLWLLASSLQAQDGRNINLKNKNQISADWLVFKPAHNRLTLYLPDYHGPVNALYQWVYIRPEQPFRINFTAREGLCIFIDNQLIFTADSVASYEVDLTKLIINKPDALRQHLLCIWHPGGQLNYQTFRNAVLTPQEAAEIQVNIKPVSASISIQPKNIPNQNVFILFLLLIGLMYGSLRTTYTSDFYSIFRLNTFLRSSSLEEGFLAKPISSWSSILFVIAFSLSFALVIVAIHTNVQNNFIFNRLFLVSEADITSKIVFYTFLIFVFILVKYIFLRVMGIIFGLKQLVMTQYREFLRTTLFMGLFFPLIMLLYLVLNTANPQLVLFVSNIAVASILIFTVLRIFYTLNKKVSLRNLHLFSYICATEVIPLIILIKLIVFTY
- a CDS encoding MraY family glycosyltransferase; translation: MISLLLSFSWSFLIALFAVPSIIYVAHLKNILDQPNLRTVHESLTPRLGGLAVFAGFMSALTIFGDLGNGVQQLLAGCIILFFIGLKDDLVAISPFKKFAVQLLASGIVMVMADIRITSFQGIFGIHVLPIGTSFAFTFIMIVGITNAINLIDGLDGLAGTIVLIITSTFGWFFFMHNSNYAFVAVCLIGGILGFLRYNFHKATIFMGDTGSLLCGFIISVLAIEFIEMRVVNSSPTITLGILFVPLFDTVRVFIIRISKGISPFSPDKNHIHHRLLAMGFRQINTVLILAFINIIVIGYVVLLDHMGNLYLLGSLVLFSVLLSFILGVYKAKAPARISA